CACAATGCTCAAAACAGTTTGTTGACTCTGCAAAACTTCACAGATCCTCTgctaaatgaaacattttttccAGACACAGGAAATGAAGCCATATACGTACAGCATCTGTACAGCTATATGGTATACAGTACCTGTAAGCAAAAAGGAAATGTGTCAAGGTATAAAGACCCCAAGCAAAAAACATTTAGGCAGCATCCTGCCTCTCATTTCTGTCTGGCCACATGTTTTCCCTGGCCAAGCAACAGGGCAAAAAGGTCCTGGCATGGCGGATCCACCCCTGGTATGTGTCAGTCCCTATATCCCCACAGGTCTCCTCCATTGCCTGTTGTAGGGTCACTCGCTGGTGGGAATTGCGGTCGTAAACCTTCCAATGCCAAGCTGAAAAAAACTCTTCTATTGGATTGAGAAAGGGACAGTATGGTGGAAGGTAAATGACTGAAAAACGGATGATTGTGGAACCAATTGTGGATGAGTGCAGCATGGTGGAAACTCATATTGTCCCAAATCACAACATATATTTTCTGCTCTGGCCCCTCTTGCTCATTCTCTTGGGGTGGGGTGAGATGATTGTTTAGTGTGCCCAGAAAAACAAGTAGATGGGCTGTGTTGTATGGGCCGAGTGTGGCATGGTGGTGGAGGACCCCATGATGGCTGATGGCTGCACACATTGTAACATTTCCCCCGTGCTGGCCAGGGACATCCACTGTTGCACGGTGGCCGATGATCAAGCTCAAGTATTTTCTGCCGAAGAAAACATGACCATATCAGAACAACATCAAAGTGAATACTGTTTCTGTGCCGTGCAGAACAAAATGCTGTCAATTTCTGTACAATACTCACATGCACATATTGATATCGCATCTCCTTCACCCGGTCAGTGTTCCTCTCAAATGGAACACGATTTACCCGTTTCATCCTCATTCAGTTCCTCTTCAGGATGCGATCAATAGTTGATATGGCAACATCGTGCATGTTGGGGTTCCTTTCATTGTCCTCTATGATTTGTGCTTGAATTCCTCTCAATCTAATGGCGTTGTTAGCCAACACCATGTCGACAATTGCAGTCTCTTCTTGTAACGTAAAAATACGTCATCTGCCACTAGCAGAGGGTCTTCTTTTGACtctgtaaacatacagtatatacagttccGTATGTTGACATATAGGTCTACAATTTCCATTTTGATACATACATGAAAACTATATCTACACTTCATTTCAGTATTGacttacatactgtactgtaagtgtacTGTAGATAACACAGCAGAATACTGAATAATGTTTACTTACCTATTCTCATTTCTAAATGTCCGAATGATTGAAGCCACAGTGAAATGGCTCAAATTGGGCTGCACCCACTGTCCAGCCTCCCTCATGCTCATTCCATGGTTGATGACATGATCTACCAGTGTTGCACAGATTTCATCAGAAATATTTGGTCGTTTTGGTCTGACTCTTGCTCTTCCCCTACGTCTTCCACCCCCTTTGTCCACTCCATGTGGCTCCATTGACCTCTTTTATTCATTCTAAAGCTCTGACAAATAATTGAACAGTTAAGCAATTTGAGTGTGCACAGGTGAAGCGTGAATGAGGTCAATTGGGAATTATAGTTTGGCATTTTCAGCTGTATATTTTCCATATGAACACCGGAGTTTTCTTTATGAAAAGTGTGCTGAAAGCAGAGCTATGTGTGAATTGTTTTGCAAAAAGAGTGAACTGGAATTGCAATGTGAATGAATACAATATGCTATGTTCTGCAGAGGTGGTTTAGGGTTTTGATACGTGTGCTTCAACTTTTGATCTTCGTGTCTATAGTTTCAGTCAATGTGTAaacaattgagaaaaactgtaactAATAATTATTGTCTGGAGTTTACTTACCGTTTGGAGCCGAGTTGGGTGATATTGCCCCATATAGCAGTTAATCAGTCAGACTCAAACAGCAGCAACACGACAATATCCCTATAATTGTGGATATGGATATCGCCTCAGCAACATTATATTTTGGTGCGtcatttatttgttgtattgtgGGCCGCTGCTGTTGGTTTGAGTACTGCCAATGCTTTGTTCTGTTTTACCATTTGCTTTGTAAATGAATTAACTGCTGTTTTGAGCACTCGTCTCGGGCTTTCATTTATTTGCGAGGGGCTCGTGTGGGGAACACTGGGTTGAAGGAAGGTTGTGGAACCCGGTTAAGAAGGTGCTACCCCTCCAGTTAAGTTTTATGGCTAGGTCATCAATTGAAGCATTCCGTCTCCTATGAACATgtgtctccccccccctccccctccccccggaCTAATTTTCATACATTAAAATGAAGAATATAACTTTCCCCGAACTGAGTAAGCAACAACGCACGAGAAATACATATTGTAACGTTGAGCGCAAATAAGAATCCAGACGACTGCAGCCAGATCTCATTCTCTAATTTTTGAAAACAAGCATTTGAATAAAAACGTTTGGCACATCTCAGGCACATGCAACTGTTTATTTCTGGCCAATCTAAATACCTTATCTctattttcaatgttttattgtCTTCCATGTTATAAACATTTCCtttttcaataaatacaatttattttctgGCATACATTCCATTAAACCATCAAAGGGcataaaacattcttttttttttttttttttagaattttattAATCTGCAAATTTTGAAATTATGCACTGTTCAATAATATGCATTTTCAATTGGCATTTAATTTTCAATATGACATGGATCCATGCATTGGTTGCCACTGTACTATTGTAGATGCAGTAAATAAGGAACGAACTAACGTTTCAGTAAAGCATACAACTGTGCAAACGTGGTGCAGAGGCAATCGACTGCAAATATTGAAAGCGAATCGGACTGTCCACCCTAACTAGTGAATACTAAAAGTTGTAATACAATGTATACATGTTACATTTCATCACTTAATAAAAAGggcttgtgttttaatatttcGTCTAGTGTCTTCTTGAGGTAACAATTGCGATAAACAGctatttaaagtcatttttattataatttgtaaaGTGTTCCATAGTTACAAACGTAACTGAAAATAGTAAATTTTCTTATAGAGTAAAACATACATTGTACAGCTGAGTTTTCAGCTTACTTTTGTTCATGTCCTTGAGCCATGTGGTCAGAGGGAAAGTGTCAAGTATTAAACAACTCTTAATACAGAATACAAtgattaagaaataaaaaaaaaaaaaaaaaaaaaaaaaaaaaaaactgccacagAACCTTCTGCATTAAGACAAGTATTACAAAAGTATTATAAAGCAGTACTAGAAAATTACTACAGTACAAGTACCACACAACAGTACTATTCCATAGGGGGGCCATTAGTCTCCACCCCCTggacttttttttcataaaataatctATGAAAAATACTCTGTGGTGACCATATTTTGTGTTAGGTGTTGAACTTTTTTCACTGGGGACTAGATTTCATaatggggagttttttttttttttttttcttcaattcactgacccTGTAGAAACTGAAgccaaaaaataacattacataaaataacacaacagtaaaaatgtaacatcggtgaatttattgcaggtgataaattttatttatattgtcatctagtcaaaacacgttaaaatgtacaaaaaagacatttaaaaaaaaaatcaactgttaCTGTTTaaacagaatgattaaacaaataatccataaaattatttattagaatGGCGCTCACAACCGTATACATTGTGctgctattaacttgctgagcacGCTGATATTGTTATTTACTTAAATATAGCTACAATAGCAAAACTGGGACgattaattattgtattgtttccGACCGGGATCAAAAAAAATTAAGGCGGAAAACTGACACTCAACTTTCCCAGGAtttctggtaaccctaatgtagcTCCCTgagacatttttagttttttgctctacttgtttcctcagaatatgaactaaaccgcaaaatgtttacttcacaAGTTAATAGTATACTGTAGTTTGTTTCCGAAAGTGCACCCTGTTGCTCATATTGAGGTTTAGCAAGTGTTTACATTTAATTTCCCaagcggactttgttgttcacaccaAACGTACCTAAGCGTACCGAGTGCAGACCACACCCTCTAAACGGACCTAGTGTGAACATAGCCCTATTCctatgcaaaaataataataataataataataataataataataataataataataatagatatgcTACTGtttaactgaaataaaacattaGGAATACGGTGAAATTAAGATTAGTCAGAAGAATATAATACTCAGATTAGTCAGAAGAATATAATACTCATTTTAAATCCTGCAGAAGAAATAAACATCCCTGTAATTGGAATGCCAAAAAATTCCATTACATATTATCCTGCATAGAGAATAATAGTAGCCTAGTTGCAGTGAacaatctacattttttttttttatgatgaagATTACAGAGATTACATGTGAAAATAATGAAAGTAAttcaagtttgtattttttttttaatagagatcAATGACTCTTGGTGAGAAATGATTAAGAACAAGTGGAAAGACAAATTTCGGAGGGTTGAGCAGTTAACAGAAACATCAGCATAGACCTCTGTGCTCACCTTATAAACCAAGGCTCTGGTCGATTAAAATCCCCAACTTTTAATATCtgtttctaatacatttgcatcCCTTATCTATTCAGTGGTTATAAttgcattttcagtgtttaaCAGTGAGAACCTGCTGGTATGGATACAGTTATTGCTCCCGGTTAATGTATTCTTTTGAAAGTCTTCAAATGTTCTTGCAAAAACAAACCTCTACATGTTTAAGTTTATACAAGCTATTCAAAACCACAAAGAGGATATCACAAATATAATTAATGTGGGAAATACACTTCTTTAGTTAGCATTGAGACGATGCATGGAATCTGCTTTTTGTAATTGAAGCCTGCAATGGTTGAGGTGGACTCAAATtccagtgccaccttgtggttaaCCCGTGTAAGGATCTGCATGAGCTCCAGCTCCCTGCCGTACTTGCTCAGCACATCACACAGGGACTGGATGAACCAGGAGCCACTTGCAGTGTTCCTCCAGGAATAGTAACCTGCAAATGAACAAGCATGTTAGTAGCACACTTCTCCTGCCATGATTTGGAAAACATGCAGAAAGAACGAGGAAGCACAAAAACTGATAGAAACTGAAAATGCTGTCAATACAAATTGGCATTCATCAAGAAGCagtagataaaaaaagaaaaaaaaaatctgcaagatCAAAGTACTGCTCTGGTTAACCTCTACACAGACACTCATACACTATCTTGGCACGCCTCTCACATTTTCATTGTGCAAACCACGAATGAGTCACCTGGACTTATGCTTATAGTGCAATTCTTTTTAGTTCAACGTGATCAATGGCACAACATGCCTACAACAAGTAAAGAAAATACTGCATTTCAGATATTTCATAGATTTATAAATAACCAAAAAATCCCCAATGAGACTTTCCCTTTGGGTTTGTATACATAAGGTGGATGCctttattatactgtaatgtactcccttaaaatatatattaaagaagCTTGTAGCTTTGAAATCACCCAGTGTCTTGTTCTGTCTTTCATCAGAATAGACGTTCAAATAGAGGGCTTGGATCTACAAATCTACTTTTAGGAAGCACACAGAAAGATCTAAACAATGTGATCCTCTAATATAGCTTATTTTAGTAGTCGATTATTAAAGTCAGGAAATGGGGTGGAATTTACCTGGAGCAGTGGAGTACGCGTACAAGAAATCAGCTTCCACAGGGATCTTCTGGGGAGAGCTGTCACTTTCAATACTGTCAGATTCAATACCTCCGTCTAGCTCTGTTCCTCTACAAGCCTACATTAAATAACATAACAAATTGATAGCATCCAACTATTTGACTTATTAAACTCATACATTGTCTACCAAAAGCAAACTGGACACCCATACTAGATACATAGAATGTGAACCTAGCAAGTAAACAATAATCCAGCTCTAGTTTTTAACAGAGTTGCCGTAGTAAAGCAGATTCACCatggaatatatatttatattttgttttctcaaATAACCATTACCTGTATGAAAAACAACTTCGGCTTGCCAACCAGCGTCTTGCAGCGGTCTCCCCTGAAAATGCTGGTCAGTCTTTTCATTTCGATACAACCGTCCGTTCCGTAAAGCACTCCTTCATCTCCATGGCTCAGCAGAGCACACACAAAAGAGGCCTCTTTGCTGTGATCTTCCCGGGCAACTGAAACACAGCCATGACTGTTAAGACTCGGCAGGtatactgagaaaaaaataactgtcatGTAAGTTTTCCCATTTAGGATTACATTTGATTTTCTCAAGTGAAGGGAATAGTAAGAGAATGGAATTGGAAAAGTCCAATTCCAGCTTATCTGACTTGAAgacttcattttcttcttttaaaaaacagtaattatCCTTTATACCCTCAACTAGAGCATGGCATAGTGCAATATTAATATAATTGAACATTTTCTGCAACATAGGAGTGCTTCActgtctggtaaggcccttctcgtAATGTTAAATATCCTTGCCTCTGTCATTTAACAGCATGAGGCAGGTCTAACCAGACAGTAAAGCACTCCTTCAGGTTCTACTGctaaattatttaacatttttaattatttaacatccCTCTTGGCAAGAGCTGTGCTTGGATAACATGATGGGATTTCTCTCTAGAGCCCAGAAAGTTTCCACTTACTAGATTGTAAACACTGCTCGATCTGCCTGCAGGTCTGGTCGTTGAAAACCTTTACTTTATAACCCAGCATTTTGAAGCTTTTCAAGAGATTTCCTGCATCCACATCTGTTCCATTTCGAACATTCATTCCTGTTAGAATCTGAAAGAAGTTATCCACACATACGCAGCAACACACTGTAGTTCTCTAGTTTTTAAAAGACATAGCATTTGTGAATTCTACTGTAAcgtaaatacaggttttattatATAGTTAGTGCAGACATAATGACAATTTCTTTTTCTGCTGCAAGGTCCTTGGATTTATTAAATTGACCTATTAGACTTCTAATGAATCTTCCACAAGGTACCTCCGTGGCATTTTGAAATGTACaaaagtaagaaaataatccaTTAAATCAAATCAGATGGAttctaaagaaatgaaaaatgaaatgaaaagtagCATTTAGGTCCTACATTGAGTATTGATAGTATCACACAGTACCTGTCTTTTTATCAAAGTT
The sequence above is a segment of the Polyodon spathula isolate WHYD16114869_AA chromosome 2, ASM1765450v1, whole genome shotgun sequence genome. Coding sequences within it:
- the LOC121297547 gene encoding caspase-3-like isoform X4, which encodes MYCSLKIANKEPVVPVKKKMMAETKDSRDLKSGGDAVDAKPVIMKDASSSSRTVQQPHDEDMQVDAKADHAHPYRYNMNYPSIGQCIIINNKNFDKKTGMNVRNGTDVDAGNLLKSFKMLGYKVKVFNDQTCRQIEQCLQSIAREDHSKEASFVCALLSHGDEGVLYGTDGCIEMKRLTSIFRGDRCKTLVGKPKLFFIQACRGTELDGGIESDSIESDSSPQKIPVEADFLYAYSTAPGYYSWRNTASGSWFIQSLCDVLSKYGRELELMQILTRVNHKVALEFESTSTIAGFNYKKQIPCIVSMLTKEVYFPH